A section of the Canis lupus baileyi chromosome 5, mCanLup2.hap1, whole genome shotgun sequence genome encodes:
- the HCRTR1 gene encoding orexin/Hypocretin receptor type 1, with translation MEPSATPGAQTGTPTGGGELSPSLVPPDYEDEFLRYLWRDYLYPKQYEWVLIAAYVAVFLVALVGNTLVCLAVWRNHHMRTVTNYFIVNLSLADVLVTAICLPASLLVDITESWLFGHTLCKVIPYLQAVSVSVAVLTLSFIALDRWYAICHPLLFKSTARRARSSILGIWAVSLAVMVPQAAVMECSSVLPELANRTRLFSVCDEHWADDLYPKIYHSCFFIVTYLAPLGLMAMAYFQIFRKLWGRQIPGTTSALVRNWKRPSDQLEDQGPGLSAEPPPRARAFLAEVKQMRARRKTAKMLMVLLLVFALCYLPISVLNVLKRVFGMFRQSSDREAVYACFTFSHWLVYANSAANPIIYNFLSGKFREQFKAAFSCCLPGLGPCGSPKAPSPRSSASHKSLSLHSRCSVSKVPEHVVLTSVTTVLP, from the exons ATGGAGCCCTCAGCCACCCCAGGggcccagactgggacccccacCGGCGGCGGGGAGCTGTCTCCGTCACTGGTGCCTCCCGACTATGAAGACGAGTTCCTGCGCTATCTGTGGCGCGATTACCTGTACCCAAAGCAGTATGAGTGGGTCCTCATCGCTGCCTACGTGGCTGTGTTCCTAGTGGCCCTGGTGGGCAACACGCTGG TCTGCCTGGCCGTGTGGAGGAACCACCACATGAGGACGGTCACCAACTATTTCATTGTCAACCTGTCCCTGGCTGATGTGCTGGTGACAGCCATCTGCCTCCCGGCCAGCCTGCTGGTAGACATCACTGAGTCCTGGCTCTTCGGTCATACCCTCTGCAAAGTCATCCCCTACCTACAG GCCGTGTCTGTGTCGGTGGCAGTGCTGACTCTCAGCTTCATCGCCCTGGACCGCTGGTATGCCATCTGCCACCCGCTGTTGTTCAAGAGCACCGCCCGGCGCGCCCGCAGCTCCATCCTGGGCATCTGGGCTGTGTCATTGGCTGTCATGGTACCTCAGGCTGCCGTCATGGAATGCAGCAGCGTGCTCCCTGAGCTAGCCAACCGCACCcgcctcttctctgtgtgtgatGAACACTGGGCAG ATGACCTCTATCCCAAGATCTACCACAGTTGCTTCTTCATTGTCACCTACTTGGCCCCACTGGGCCTCATGGCCATGGCCTATTTCCAGATCTTCCGCAAGCTCTGGGGccgccag ATCCCTGGCACCACATCGGCCCTGGTGAGGAACTGGAAGCGGCCCTCGGACCAGCTGGAGGACCAGGGGCCCGGCCTGAGCGCGGAACCCCCCCCTCGGGCCCGGGCCTTCCTGGCTGAGGTGAAGCAGATGCGAGCGCGGAGGAAGACGGCCAAGATGCtgatggtgctgctgctggtcttTGCCCTCTGCTACCTGCCCATCAGTGTCCTCAATGTCCTCAAGAG GGTGTTCGGGATGTTCCGCCAATCCAGTGACCGAGAAGCCGTGTACGCCTGCTTCACCTTCTCCCACTGGCTGGTGTATGCCAACAGCGCTGCCAACCCCATCATCTACAACTTCCTCAGCG GCAAATTCCGGGAGCAGTTTAAGGCCgccttctcctgctgcctgcctgGCCTGGGTCCCTGCGGCTCTCCGAAGGCCCCCAGCCCCCGCTCCTCTGCCAGCCACAAGTCCTTGTCCTTGCACAGCCGGTGCTCCGTCTCCAAAGTCCCCGAGCACGTGGTGCTCACCAGTGTCACCACGGTGCTGCCCTGa
- the PEF1 gene encoding peflin — translation MASYPYGQGCPGGGGQAPGAPPGSYYPGPPHGGGQYGSGVPPGGGYGGGPAPGGPYGPPAGGGPYGGLPSGTPGGLYGGAAPGGPYGQPPPNSYGAQHPGPYGQGPPPGGIPPNVDPEAYSWFQSVDSDHSGYISIKELKQALVNSNWSSFNDETCLMMINMFDKTKSGRIDVYGFSALWKFIQQWKNLFQQYDRDRSGSISHTELQQALSQMGYNLSPQFTQLLVSRYCPRSANPAMQLDRFIQVCTQLQVLTEAFREKDTAVQGNIRLSFEDFVTMTASRML, via the exons ATGGCCAGCTACCCGTACGGGCAG ggctgcccaggaggtGGAGGACAAGCACCCGGAGCCCCTCCGGGTAGCTACTACCCCGGACCCCCCCATGGTGGAGGACAGTATGGCAGTGGGGTACCCCCAGGTGGTGGCTATGGAGGGGGTCCTGCCCCCGGAGGGCCTTATGGACCACCAGCTGGTGGGGGACCCTATGGGGGGCTCCCCTCTGGAACTCCAGGAGGACTATATGGTGGTGCGGCCCCGGGGGGCCCCTATGGTCAGCCACCTCCAAATTCCTACGGTGCCCAGCATCCTGGGCCTTATGGACAGGGACCTCCTCCAG GTGGCATTCCTCCCAATGTGGATCCTGAGGCTTACTCCTGGTTCCAGTCAGTGGACTCCGATCACAGTGGCTACATCTCCATCAAGGAGCTGAAGCAGGCTCTGGTCAACTCCAACTGGTCCTCTTTCAATGACGAGACATGCCTCATGATGATTA ACATGTTTGACAAGACGAAGTCAGGCCGCATCGACGTCTATGGTTTCTCAGCCCTGTGGAAGTTCATCCAGCAGTGGAAGAACCTCTTCCAGCAGTATGACCGGGACCGCTCAGGCTCCATTAGCCACACGGAACTGCAGCAAG CTCTGTCCCAGATGGGCTACAACCTGAGCCCCCAGTTCACCCAGCTCCTGGTCTCCCGCTACTGCCCACGCTCCGCCAACCCTGCCATGCAGCTAGACCGCTTCATCCAGGTGTGCACCCAGCTGCAGGTGCTGACCGAGGCCTTCAGGGAGAAGGACACAGCCGTGCAGGGCAACATTCGGCTCAGCTTCGAGGACTTCGTCACCATGACAGCTTCTCGGATGCTATGA